TCGCTCAGGGCTTTGGGATTGTTGACCACATCCTTGCCCACCTGCATTGAACCCACCTTCGCCCTGGCTTCGGTAACCGCTTTGAGAGTGTCAGCTTCATGCTTTGCATACCCCTTGACTACCTCGACAAGGTTCGGGATCAGGTCGGCACGTCTTTGATAGGTAGCCTCCACATCCCCCCAGGCGGCAAGGACAGCCTCTTCTTTGGCCTGCATGGTGTTGTAGCCGCATCCACCCAGAATAGACAGGGCAAAAACAGCAACTAAAGCGAAGAGCATTTTCTTCATAGTCCCTCCAACATAGGATTGAGTCCATCCGCAACTACCGGATGAAATACTATTGGTGATTAGAAATTTAAGCACAGGATTTGGATTTGTCATCCTCTTTGTAAAGAATTTTCATGACGATGAGCAGCGAATAGCAGACTATGGAAAATGCGTTGGCGGCAATAAGAGGCGTGTCACCGATGATCAGGCCGTAGATGAGCCACATGGACATGCCGACGTTCAGCAGCACCGGCTGCCAGATGGAAATGTCGCGGGCCTGGCGGGTGCGATAGGTTCTGACGACCTGGGGAATCGCTGCGGCTGTGGTGATTGCTCCGGCAAGCAAACCGAGGTAAGTGACGTTCATATTCCTTTTCTCCCCTTGAACCCACCAGTTCCCCAGTCGATCTGGGACATCATTCCCCGCAGCACAGCCACTTCCCGTTCATCCAGCTCAGCCCTTGAATAAATCCGCCGCAGGGTGCGCATGATGTGGGCCGGATTCTCCGGGTTGAGGAAGCCGATCTTGAGCAATGTCTTTTCCATCTGCCGGTACATGGCCTCCATGGCGGCGGAATCTGCCAGCAATCTCGTATCCTGGGCAGGACTGACCTCTTGCCGCTTATGCAACTCGTAGCAGAAGATCAAGACGGCCTGGGCCAGATTAAGGGAGCCGTACTCATCGGCGGTGGGAATGGTGGATTGCCAGCGGCACAGGGCCACCTCCTCGGTTGTCAGCCCGCTGTCTTCACGGCCGAAAACCAGCGCAACCCGATGCATGGCCGCCTGGCTCCTCACTCTTTCAGCGATTTCTTGAGGGGTCGAAATCTCCTGCCGGTATTTTCCGTGGCGCCTGGTGGTGGCAACGGAAATTTCGCAGTCGCGCAAGGCATCTTCAAGGCTGGTGAACAGCCGTGCACCATCAAGGACATCTCTGGCTGAAACGGCAAATTTGTGGGCTTCAGGATGATCAACCTGACAGGGGTTAACCAGCCGCAGGTCGTAAAGCCCCATGTTCTTCATGGCACGGCAGACCATGCCGATGTTGCCCGGACTTTGGGTACCCACCAGAACAATACTTATTGCTGTACTTGTTTGCATATGTTCACTGTTTTCCATTGTTCAGTTTCTGTTTCATCCTCTGCAGGCGCGCTCGAGCAGGTTTTTTCCGCCACCAGGCATGGACGAAGTGGAACAGCCACATGCAGGCAATGAGCCCGAGCAGGGTCAGCATCAGGTAAGGTTCGTAGCGCTGTACATCCTCTACCAAGAGGGAGGCGCTCTTGCCGAACAGATAGCCGGCGCAGGAAAATATCGCCGCCCAGGTCAAGGCGCTGATCAGGTTCAGCCAGAGAAATCTTGAAGACGGAAGATTGGTCATTCCCAGGATAATAGGAAGCACGATCCTGAATCCGTAGGTATAACGGGAGATAAAAGCAACGAAGTTCCCGTATTTCTCGATAAGTCTCAGAGCCTTACGGAATTTCCTGGCGATGGAGGTGAACAGCTTGAGGAGAAAGGGGCCTTTCCACCTCCCCAGATAGAAATAGAACTGGTCACCGAAAAATGAACCGGCAAAGGCGGTGAGGATGACACCGGGCAGATTGAGATACCCCTGGAAAGCGAGAAAACCCGCCATGATCAGGATCGCTTCCCCCTCAAGGAAAGTGCCGAGGAACAAT
This region of Geotalea daltonii FRC-32 genomic DNA includes:
- a CDS encoding SemiSWEET family sugar transporter yields the protein MNVTYLGLLAGAITTAAAIPQVVRTYRTRQARDISIWQPVLLNVGMSMWLIYGLIIGDTPLIAANAFSIVCYSLLIVMKILYKEDDKSKSCA
- a CDS encoding DedA family protein gives rise to the protein MQQFLRDYLELHGYWVLFLGTFLEGEAILIMAGFLAFQGYLNLPGVILTAFAGSFFGDQFYFYLGRWKGPFLLKLFTSIARKFRKALRLIEKYGNFVAFISRYTYGFRIVLPIILGMTNLPSSRFLWLNLISALTWAAIFSCAGYLFGKSASLLVEDVQRYEPYLMLTLLGLIACMWLFHFVHAWWRKKPARARLQRMKQKLNNGKQ
- a CDS encoding RNA methyltransferase, whose protein sequence is MQTSTAISIVLVGTQSPGNIGMVCRAMKNMGLYDLRLVNPCQVDHPEAHKFAVSARDVLDGARLFTSLEDALRDCEISVATTRRHGKYRQEISTPQEIAERVRSQAAMHRVALVFGREDSGLTTEEVALCRWQSTIPTADEYGSLNLAQAVLIFCYELHKRQEVSPAQDTRLLADSAAMEAMYRQMEKTLLKIGFLNPENPAHIMRTLRRIYSRAELDEREVAVLRGMMSQIDWGTGGFKGRKGI